A portion of the Chondrinema litorale genome contains these proteins:
- a CDS encoding CHAT domain-containing protein, with amino-acid sequence MLINRNKIDIACRSCSGTLLFIVTLLLSFNEGFATFRYEALSNPIISNPTNSVSSIDLGLYAENQQNSDIDPSQKYQYKDNYTSVADSLSKGDVAVYLQYLNQLINQYSQKENYEGVLHAYTELGTHFYVNSQFDSALFYLNKGELLAKDHLNEFHPAINKLKYYKGQCYFYKGNFEESLKYQQASLDGWNSYYKDSKYLDISLTYNAMGNIYQYLAADYFNAEKMYFKAVDIMTDERVDASEQLKFRIYYNLGVCNREKNDFEKAYTYGAKAQSVLENQDKKDYQYLELCYSMNANILLKIDSLEEAITLLKDAIKLNEINFDLAPNVYLVQHLNNLGYACLGKNDQNEAKKYFSKGLKISNLIDGDDNLLRRSLIFENLATIYLNEKQLDTAIDYNEKSLELRLNIFKGKHQFISQSYKNLGLIYAEKNAFDKSLSLIQKAIIASIQNFNDTSILSFPPRKELEENVNVIEIINLKSQWLLKYYNKKHELNSLEAALIGFNLSDSLMTIYQELYPRETSKLRFVDMYHDLYEGGIDAAFKLYQIHGEKKYLKNAFYLIENSKAKILTEAFHRAQRVNEVGIPDSIIYRENEINQKIAYYQSNNELKDTQQILFDLDNEKRDLINSIKENYPKYYDEKLVTNSINLDHLQDELEQNNQAILSYYIGIENSFVEVITGDQLDIVKLDQEIDSLVILFYEHMQKGYSQALNKAIYNDFLQTAFTLYSKLIVPANPYLKRVEELIIVPDGLLAFIPFEAFITEEINNEEGIIDYKKLPYLIRDYSIEYQYNLKLILNKKTSNYSFTSPSVLAYSYSKHKERGEVAEVRKMLATIPGAPVELDAIQHFFNGKYFYGEQATESSFKKLVKNFDILHLAIHGTADSEDSYGAYLQFRPEVNEADDSRLYNFELYNMELKAKLAVLSACESGMGRRNRGEGILSIGRGFAYAGCPTTMMSLWQVNDKATADIISLFYKKLNEGLNISKSLQTAKLTYLNSSDEITAHPAYWAPMVMYGENSNLTSNISYYYILLLIPLILIIWIFICKKSIC; translated from the coding sequence GTGCTAATTAATAGAAATAAAATAGACATTGCCTGTCGCAGTTGTTCGGGTACATTATTATTTATAGTAACACTACTACTTTCATTTAATGAAGGCTTTGCTACATTTCGTTATGAAGCTTTGTCTAATCCTATAATATCGAACCCTACGAATTCAGTTTCAAGCATAGATTTAGGATTATACGCTGAAAATCAGCAAAATTCTGATATAGACCCTTCTCAAAAATATCAATATAAAGATAATTACACTTCCGTTGCCGATAGTTTAAGCAAAGGTGATGTTGCTGTTTATCTACAATACTTAAATCAACTTATCAATCAATATTCGCAAAAAGAAAATTATGAAGGTGTACTTCATGCTTATACAGAATTAGGAACTCATTTCTATGTAAACTCTCAATTTGATTCAGCTCTGTTTTATTTAAATAAAGGAGAACTGTTGGCAAAAGATCATTTAAATGAATTTCACCCAGCAATAAATAAGCTGAAGTATTACAAAGGCCAATGCTATTTTTATAAGGGGAATTTTGAAGAATCTTTAAAATATCAACAGGCATCGCTTGATGGTTGGAATTCCTATTATAAAGATTCTAAATATTTAGATATATCACTAACCTATAATGCAATGGGTAATATATATCAATATTTAGCAGCTGATTATTTTAATGCTGAAAAGATGTATTTCAAAGCAGTCGACATTATGACTGATGAAAGAGTAGATGCAAGCGAGCAATTGAAGTTTAGAATCTATTATAATTTGGGAGTTTGTAATAGAGAAAAAAATGATTTTGAAAAAGCATATACTTATGGTGCTAAGGCTCAATCAGTTTTAGAAAATCAAGATAAAAAAGATTATCAATATTTAGAATTGTGTTATTCTATGAATGCTAATATTTTGTTGAAAATAGATAGCTTAGAAGAAGCAATAACATTGTTAAAAGATGCAATCAAACTTAATGAAATAAATTTTGATTTGGCTCCAAATGTTTATTTAGTACAACATTTAAATAATTTAGGATATGCTTGTTTAGGTAAAAATGATCAAAATGAAGCAAAAAAATATTTTAGTAAAGGACTTAAAATTAGTAATCTAATTGATGGTGATGATAATCTTTTGAGACGATCACTAATTTTTGAAAATTTAGCAACTATTTATCTAAATGAAAAGCAACTAGATACAGCAATAGATTATAACGAGAAGTCTCTTGAATTAAGGCTAAATATATTTAAAGGGAAGCATCAATTTATTAGTCAATCTTATAAAAATTTAGGTTTAATATATGCCGAAAAAAATGCTTTTGATAAGTCATTGAGTTTGATTCAAAAGGCAATTATTGCAAGTATCCAAAACTTTAATGATACATCAATTCTATCTTTTCCACCTCGAAAAGAATTGGAAGAAAATGTAAATGTAATTGAGATTATAAATTTAAAGTCACAGTGGCTTTTGAAGTATTATAATAAAAAACATGAACTTAACAGTTTAGAAGCCGCATTAATTGGATTTAACTTGTCAGATTCTTTAATGACTATTTATCAAGAATTATATCCTCGTGAAACTTCTAAACTAAGATTTGTCGATATGTATCATGATTTGTATGAGGGTGGTATAGATGCCGCATTTAAGTTATATCAAATTCATGGCGAAAAAAAATATTTGAAAAATGCTTTTTATTTGATTGAAAACAGCAAAGCAAAAATATTAACTGAGGCATTTCATAGAGCGCAAAGGGTAAATGAAGTGGGTATACCAGATAGTATTATTTATAGAGAGAATGAGATCAATCAAAAAATAGCCTATTACCAGAGTAATAATGAGTTAAAAGATACTCAACAAATACTTTTTGATCTTGATAATGAAAAAAGAGATTTAATTAATTCCATAAAAGAAAATTACCCTAAGTATTATGATGAAAAATTGGTGACTAATTCAATTAACCTTGATCATTTACAAGATGAATTGGAGCAAAATAATCAGGCTATCTTAAGTTATTATATTGGTATTGAAAATAGTTTTGTTGAGGTTATTACAGGAGATCAATTAGATATTGTAAAATTAGATCAAGAGATTGATAGCCTAGTAATATTATTTTACGAACATATGCAAAAAGGTTATAGTCAGGCTTTAAATAAAGCAATATACAATGATTTTTTGCAAACTGCCTTTACATTATATTCAAAATTAATAGTGCCAGCAAATCCCTATTTAAAGCGTGTAGAAGAACTAATTATCGTTCCAGATGGATTACTGGCCTTTATTCCATTTGAGGCTTTTATAACTGAAGAAATAAACAATGAGGAGGGTATTATTGATTATAAAAAATTACCATATTTAATTAGAGATTATAGTATTGAATATCAATATAATTTGAAATTAATTCTAAATAAAAAGACCTCAAATTATTCATTTACATCTCCATCAGTATTGGCATATAGTTATTCTAAACATAAAGAGAGAGGGGAGGTAGCAGAAGTAAGAAAAATGTTAGCTACTATACCAGGAGCTCCTGTTGAACTAGATGCCATTCAACATTTTTTTAATGGTAAATATTTTTATGGAGAACAGGCTACCGAAAGCTCATTTAAAAAGCTAGTAAAAAACTTCGATATTTTACATTTGGCCATACATGGCACTGCAGATTCTGAAGATTCTTACGGCGCATATTTGCAGTTTAGGCCAGAAGTTAATGAAGCAGATGATAGCAGGCTGTATAATTTTGAATTGTATAATATGGAGTTAAAAGCCAAATTGGCTGTGTTAAGTGCTTGTGAATCTGGAATGGGAAGAAGAAATAGAGGTGAAGGAATCTTAAGTATAGGAAGAGGTTTTGCTTATGCTGGTTGCCCTACTACTATGATGAGTCTATGGCAAGTAAATGATAAAGCTACAGCAGATATTATTAGCCTATTTTACAAAAAGTTAAATGAAGGCTTAAATATTTCAAAATCATTACAAACTGCTAAACTTACCTATTTAAATAGTTCAGATGAAATTACAGCACATCCTGCATATTGGGCTCCAATGGTTATGTATGGAGAAAATTCTAATCTTACTTCAAACATAAGCTATTATTATATCCTTCTCTTAATCCCTTTAATTTTAATCATTTGGATTTTTATTTGTAAAAAAAGCATTTGCTAA
- a CDS encoding lipid-binding SYLF domain-containing protein, with translation MKTILNLLIIVGISFSAFAQSEEKLEDKLSDVAQVLTEMQELPEQKVPAAILNRAEGIMIIPNVIKGGLVVGGRHGKGIAMVKNDDGEWSNPIFVNITGGSVGWQIGAQSTDVILVFKSSDKLKNFKKSEFTLGADAAVAAGPVGRQVSAATDISFDAEVYSYSRSRGVFAGISLEGSSIKLNENANKTFYGEKLSPENIYFNQELKTGARVSQIKVKLANMENEVK, from the coding sequence ATGAAAACTATATTAAATCTTCTGATAATCGTTGGAATCTCATTTTCAGCATTTGCCCAATCAGAAGAAAAACTAGAAGATAAATTATCTGATGTTGCCCAAGTTCTTACAGAAATGCAGGAATTACCAGAGCAAAAAGTACCAGCAGCTATTTTAAATAGAGCAGAAGGAATTATGATTATTCCAAATGTGATTAAAGGAGGTTTGGTAGTTGGTGGCAGACACGGTAAAGGAATCGCAATGGTGAAAAATGATGATGGCGAATGGAGTAATCCAATTTTTGTAAATATTACAGGAGGAAGTGTAGGATGGCAAATAGGAGCTCAATCTACAGATGTAATTCTGGTATTTAAAAGCAGTGATAAACTGAAAAATTTTAAAAAGAGTGAGTTTACCTTAGGTGCTGATGCTGCTGTAGCTGCTGGTCCAGTTGGTAGACAAGTTAGTGCAGCAACTGATATTTCTTTTGATGCTGAAGTATATTCTTACTCAAGAAGTAGGGGTGTATTTGCTGGTATTAGTTTAGAAGGTTCTTCCATTAAGTTGAATGAAAATGCAAATAAGACTTTTTATGGAGAAAAACTTTCACCAGAAAATATATACTTTAACCAAGAGCTAAAGACAGGAGCCAGGGTTAGTCAAATTAAAGTAAAGCTGGCTAATATGGAAAATGAGGTGAAATAA
- the yidC gene encoding membrane protein insertase YidC, with amino-acid sequence MDKNNLTGLLLISILLFTYFFFFSPEPPPQEAEPQVETGISENETPDNTQTLSASVTTEPDSVLSAKYGFFGSFMKGESQEYTLENKNLKILFDSKGGTVKEVLLKNYVTYTKEPLVLLDERSSSISEIIATNSGPIDLNTLFYNAKVNGNSIEFTASNGEGKSIKKIYTLPEEGFVLNYNTELSNLDAERQGSDVQFYWYDAIKRVEKSLERSRQRSTINYYTVNDNFDHLSETSTSLENEKIEEVVNWVSIKQKFFNASIISGTGLLQNLDITTHVNEPDQNTVKVAEVRMNIPDNVYENDLKFYFGPNDYDICEGVAPEFEKNVYLGWAFFSTINRFLIIPLFKFLESHIASYGIIILILVLIVKSLLFPLTYRSYISMAKMKVLKPEMDELKEKHGDDMAAMQKEQMKLYSRVGVNPLSGCIPMVAQMPVFLALFNFFPNAIQLRQQSFLWAEDLSTYDSIFNLPFEIPFYGSHVSLFTLLFTLSQLAYTYYNNQINTTVQGPMKSVGYIMPVTFMFFFNNFSAGLTYYYFVSNMITVSQQLIIRKFVDDSKIRKILDENKKKNQNKKKSKFQQRLEDAMKVQEESKGKKSTGTGNRKKGK; translated from the coding sequence ATGGACAAAAATAATTTAACAGGATTGTTATTAATTTCAATCCTCCTATTTACATACTTTTTCTTTTTCTCACCAGAGCCACCTCCACAGGAAGCTGAGCCACAGGTAGAAACTGGAATAAGTGAAAACGAAACTCCTGATAATACTCAAACACTTTCAGCATCTGTTACAACAGAGCCAGATTCTGTTCTCTCTGCTAAATACGGTTTCTTCGGAAGCTTTATGAAAGGAGAAAGCCAAGAGTATACACTTGAAAATAAGAATTTAAAAATTTTATTTGACAGTAAAGGTGGTACGGTAAAAGAAGTTTTACTGAAAAACTATGTTACATACACAAAAGAACCACTTGTTCTTTTAGATGAACGAAGTAGCAGCATTAGTGAAATAATCGCTACTAACTCTGGCCCTATCGATCTAAATACGCTCTTCTACAACGCAAAGGTAAATGGAAATTCAATAGAATTTACTGCTAGCAATGGCGAAGGTAAAAGCATTAAAAAGATATATACCCTACCAGAAGAAGGCTTTGTATTGAACTACAATACAGAGTTGAGCAATCTAGATGCAGAGCGTCAAGGGTCTGATGTACAGTTTTACTGGTATGATGCGATTAAAAGAGTTGAGAAATCTCTAGAAAGAAGCAGACAGAGATCTACCATTAACTATTATACAGTTAATGACAACTTCGATCACTTAAGTGAAACTTCAACATCACTTGAAAATGAGAAGATTGAAGAAGTTGTAAACTGGGTTTCAATTAAGCAGAAGTTTTTTAATGCGTCGATTATATCTGGAACTGGCTTGCTTCAAAACCTAGATATTACTACGCATGTAAATGAACCTGATCAAAACACGGTTAAGGTTGCTGAAGTAAGAATGAACATTCCTGATAATGTTTATGAAAATGATCTAAAATTCTATTTCGGACCAAATGATTACGATATATGTGAAGGTGTAGCACCAGAGTTCGAGAAAAACGTTTATTTAGGTTGGGCTTTCTTTTCAACTATCAACCGTTTCTTAATTATTCCACTATTTAAGTTTTTGGAAAGCCACATTGCCAGTTATGGTATCATTATCTTAATTCTGGTTCTAATTGTAAAGTCGCTGCTATTCCCATTAACTTATCGTTCTTACATTTCTATGGCTAAGATGAAAGTGCTTAAGCCTGAAATGGATGAATTAAAGGAAAAACATGGGGATGATATGGCTGCTATGCAAAAAGAGCAAATGAAGCTGTATAGTCGTGTTGGAGTTAACCCGCTTAGTGGTTGTATTCCCATGGTGGCTCAAATGCCAGTTTTCTTGGCACTTTTCAACTTCTTCCCTAATGCCATTCAATTAAGGCAACAATCTTTCTTATGGGCAGAAGACCTTTCAACTTATGATTCGATATTTAACTTACCATTTGAAATACCATTTTATGGTTCTCATGTAAGTTTATTTACTTTGCTATTTACATTGTCACAATTGGCATATACCTATTATAATAACCAGATTAATACTACAGTTCAAGGACCTATGAAATCTGTTGGTTATATAATGCCAGTTACATTTATGTTCTTCTTTAATAACTTCTCAGCTGGTTTAACCTACTATTACTTTGTATCTAACATGATTACTGTTTCTCAACAATTAATCATTAGAAAGTTTGTAGATGACTCTAAAATCAGAAAAATACTAGATGAGAATAAAAAGAAGAATCAGAATAAAAAGAAGTCTAAATTCCAACAAAGACTAGAGGATGCAATGAAAGTGCAAGAAGAATCGAAAGGTAAAAAGTCTACAGGAACTGGAAACAGAAAGAAAGGCAAATAA
- a CDS encoding glucosaminidase domain-containing protein — protein MNLKLSLTASKFLLLSTFLLTASFSQAQRSANLTADQYINLYKDAAIQNMYESRIPASITLAQGMLESGNGNSQLAKKANNHFGIKCHSDWKGKSVRMDDDKKNECFRKYDKVLDSYRDHADFLSNRERYSILFSLEITDYKGWAKGLKKAGYATSPTYANKLIDIIERYKLFKYDSNSGGTGTGGKILAGRIADITKINKIKAIIVLDGETKLSLATAVDKKVKQIEKYNELGTGDELYVGQVIYLQNKRSKATKGNDIHTVQIGETMYDIAQQYGIKYTKLLKRNNMWYASEINPGDVVYLRKNKPTY, from the coding sequence ATGAATCTTAAGTTATCTTTAACTGCTAGCAAATTTTTATTATTAAGTACTTTTTTGCTAACAGCATCATTCTCGCAGGCACAACGCTCCGCTAACCTTACTGCAGACCAATATATTAACTTATATAAAGATGCAGCTATTCAAAACATGTATGAAAGCAGAATTCCGGCAAGTATTACTCTTGCACAAGGCATGTTAGAATCTGGCAATGGAAACAGTCAACTTGCAAAAAAGGCAAATAATCATTTCGGTATAAAATGTCATAGCGATTGGAAAGGGAAATCTGTTCGTATGGACGATGATAAGAAAAATGAATGCTTTAGGAAATATGATAAAGTTCTTGACTCTTATAGAGATCATGCCGATTTTCTTAGTAACAGAGAAAGGTATAGCATACTATTTTCCCTTGAGATTACAGATTACAAAGGTTGGGCAAAAGGTTTAAAAAAAGCTGGGTATGCCACAAGTCCTACTTATGCAAATAAGCTCATAGATATCATAGAAAGATACAAACTATTCAAGTATGATTCTAACTCAGGAGGAACAGGAACAGGTGGTAAAATACTTGCAGGAAGAATCGCTGACATTACTAAAATTAACAAAATAAAGGCAATTATTGTATTAGATGGGGAGACGAAATTAAGTCTTGCAACTGCTGTTGACAAGAAAGTAAAGCAGATAGAAAAATACAACGAACTTGGTACAGGAGATGAACTTTATGTAGGTCAAGTAATATACTTACAGAATAAAAGAAGTAAAGCAACAAAGGGTAATGATATTCATACTGTGCAAATTGGAGAAACAATGTATGATATTGCACAGCAATATGGCATTAAATACACTAAGCTTTTAAAAAGAAATAATATGTGGTATGCGTCAGAAATAAATCCAGGAGATGTTGTATATCTTAGAAAAAATAAACCTACTTATTAA
- a CDS encoding Lrp/AsnC ligand binding domain-containing protein, whose protein sequence is MNKNLEIDNVDIKILSELMKDAKTPYTEIADRIFVSGGTVHVRMKKLERMGIVRGSTLDIDFSKLGYDITAFLGIYLEKSSMYEEVSEELMKIPEVLTIHYTTGNYSIFTRITCKDTKHLRDILHYKIQSINGIVRTETMISLEEKINRPLQLT, encoded by the coding sequence ATGAACAAAAATTTAGAGATTGACAACGTCGATATTAAGATTTTATCCGAATTAATGAAGGATGCTAAGACTCCTTATACTGAAATTGCTGACAGAATTTTTGTTTCAGGTGGAACTGTTCACGTAAGAATGAAGAAGCTTGAAAGAATGGGAATTGTTCGCGGATCTACGCTGGATATAGATTTTAGTAAGCTGGGTTACGATATTACTGCGTTCTTAGGGATTTATCTAGAGAAAAGTTCAATGTACGAAGAAGTGTCTGAAGAGCTAATGAAGATACCAGAAGTACTTACTATACACTATACTACTGGTAACTATAGCATCTTTACTAGAATTACTTGTAAAGACACCAAACACTTAAGAGATATACTTCACTACAAAATCCAAAGTATAAATGGGATTGTACGTACAGAAACCATGATTTCTCTTGAAGAAAAAATAAACCGACCTTTACAGCTTACTTAG
- a CDS encoding YfiR family protein translates to MTTRITLLVFTFLLTIANLTNAQAAKDPNDVRRMFLYHFIRYIEWPDDDKEGKFEIAVLNDSHMYDLLKKTMHDSKRRGKTVKITQIDENTDISNFHVVYVPSNESRHFKTLEEKSENLNLLFVTDRNGTISKGSGINFKEQGNKLRFELSIDSLEKRGLKVAGQLKQVAILI, encoded by the coding sequence ATGACAACCAGAATAACGCTACTTGTATTTACATTCCTCCTAACTATTGCTAACTTAACAAATGCACAAGCCGCAAAGGATCCCAATGATGTAAGAAGAATGTTTCTTTACCACTTTATCAGATACATCGAATGGCCAGATGATGATAAAGAGGGCAAATTCGAAATTGCTGTTTTAAATGACTCTCACATGTATGACTTATTAAAGAAAACTATGCATGATTCTAAAAGAAGAGGTAAAACAGTTAAAATAACTCAAATTGATGAAAATACAGATATTTCTAATTTTCATGTAGTATATGTTCCTTCTAATGAAAGTAGACATTTCAAAACCTTAGAGGAAAAATCAGAAAACTTAAATTTACTTTTTGTTACTGATAGAAATGGAACTATTTCAAAAGGAAGTGGTATTAACTTTAAAGAGCAAGGCAACAAATTGAGATTTGAACTAAGCATAGACTCTCTTGAGAAAAGAGGATTAAAAGTGGCTGGTCAGTTAAAACAAGTTGCAATATTAA
- a CDS encoding peptidylprolyl isomerase produces the protein MNRVKIFTAVLFAVLFSSKLWAQEEGVIVDKIIAKVDNYIVLKSELENAYLGKVSNGEKVGPDTKCELLQQLIINKILLAKAEIDSIIVEPVMVESEIQRRMQYFVLQAGSEEKLEQTLGKKLSSLEDELRDQVQEQLTVQKMQQELTSGITVTPLQVKKFFNTLPKDSIPFLPAEVKVGQIVKFPEVNTAEKDKARAKLNSFKEQVLAEEADFAELARKYSEDFGSAKSGGDLGWHGRGELVPEFEATALRIEPGEIAEPVESEFGFHLIQLLERRGNRFRARHILVRPKSNADDLKNTIAFMDSIRNMISLDTMTFEEAAKEHSDDQETRSNAGFFKDNTTGSSFVSTESLDPVIFFTVDTMTVGNITTPQQFRTDDGKAAVRIIYYNNYIPPHYANLKEDYQKLYVATMNNKRGEVIDKWLQTAKSQVFIEIEPEYDKCDIIKSL, from the coding sequence ATGAATAGAGTTAAAATTTTTACAGCAGTTTTATTTGCTGTGCTTTTTTCATCTAAACTATGGGCTCAGGAAGAGGGTGTTATTGTTGATAAGATAATTGCAAAAGTTGATAATTACATTGTACTGAAATCTGAATTAGAAAACGCCTATTTGGGTAAGGTGTCAAATGGTGAAAAAGTTGGTCCAGATACAAAGTGTGAGCTTTTACAGCAACTTATCATTAATAAAATTCTTCTTGCAAAAGCCGAAATTGACTCTATTATTGTAGAACCTGTAATGGTAGAAAGTGAAATACAGCGAAGAATGCAGTATTTTGTTTTGCAAGCAGGTAGCGAAGAAAAACTAGAACAAACACTTGGTAAAAAACTTTCTTCTCTTGAAGATGAACTGAGAGACCAAGTACAAGAACAGCTTACTGTACAAAAAATGCAGCAGGAATTGACTAGTGGTATTACCGTTACTCCTCTCCAAGTAAAAAAATTCTTTAATACTTTGCCTAAAGACAGTATCCCTTTTCTTCCTGCAGAAGTAAAAGTAGGGCAAATAGTTAAATTCCCAGAAGTAAATACAGCAGAAAAAGATAAAGCAAGAGCCAAACTTAACTCATTTAAAGAACAGGTTTTGGCAGAAGAAGCAGATTTCGCAGAACTTGCAAGAAAATACTCCGAAGATTTTGGTTCAGCAAAAAGTGGTGGTGATTTAGGTTGGCATGGTAGAGGAGAACTTGTTCCAGAATTTGAGGCTACAGCATTAAGAATTGAGCCAGGAGAAATCGCTGAGCCAGTTGAATCTGAATTTGGCTTTCACTTAATTCAGCTTCTTGAAAGACGCGGTAACAGATTTAGAGCCCGTCACATTCTTGTAAGACCTAAGTCAAATGCTGATGATCTTAAAAACACCATCGCATTTATGGATAGTATCAGGAATATGATCTCACTTGATACTATGACATTCGAAGAAGCAGCTAAAGAACATTCTGATGATCAAGAAACTAGATCAAATGCAGGGTTCTTTAAAGATAATACAACTGGTAGTAGCTTTGTATCAACAGAAAGCCTTGATCCTGTAATCTTCTTTACAGTTGATACTATGACGGTTGGAAATATAACAACACCTCAACAATTTAGGACTGATGACGGTAAAGCCGCAGTAAGAATTATCTATTATAACAACTACATTCCACCTCATTATGCTAACCTTAAAGAGGATTACCAAAAGCTTTATGTAGCTACAATGAATAACAAAAGAGGTGAGGTAATAGATAAATGGTTACAAACGGCAAAATCTCAAGTATTTATAGAAATAGAACCAGAATACGACAAATGTGATATTATAAAAAGTCTATAA
- a CDS encoding peptidylprolyl isomerase encodes MRNPFIFILTILIISSCDFFKSGSDQNPENGNPVARVGENFLYDKDLRGLVPPRSSSEDSANILNRYIDSWVRKQLILKSAEESTNINEAEIARKMQDYRYQLIVYNYEKRYIQEKLDTAISEDEIQQYYDENRDNFILKQNIIKGILLKVPKEAPQTDRVKVWLRSNSEADAEKLRSYAYTFGDSYLLDDSVWLDFDEYLYNTPFKEEITNPIQTLKRSTLLETSDSTHLYFIKIKDYKISDQHSPVEFVKAQIRDVLINKRIVALKKERENEIFEKALKNKDYEIYE; translated from the coding sequence ATGAGAAATCCATTCATCTTTATATTAACAATACTGATCATTAGCTCTTGCGATTTTTTTAAATCTGGGAGTGACCAAAATCCAGAAAATGGCAATCCTGTTGCGCGTGTTGGAGAGAACTTCTTATATGATAAAGATCTTAGAGGACTTGTACCCCCAAGGTCATCATCTGAAGACAGTGCAAATATTTTAAATCGTTACATCGACTCTTGGGTTCGAAAACAATTGATATTAAAATCTGCTGAAGAAAGCACAAATATAAATGAGGCTGAGATTGCCCGTAAGATGCAAGATTATAGATATCAGCTTATTGTATACAACTACGAAAAGAGATATATACAGGAAAAATTAGATACTGCCATCTCTGAAGATGAAATTCAGCAGTATTATGATGAAAACCGAGACAACTTTATTCTAAAACAGAACATTATTAAAGGTATATTACTAAAAGTGCCTAAAGAAGCACCCCAAACAGATAGAGTTAAAGTGTGGCTTAGATCAAATAGCGAAGCAGATGCTGAAAAGTTAAGATCATATGCATACACTTTTGGAGATTCATATTTGTTGGATGATTCTGTTTGGCTCGATTTCGATGAATATCTATACAATACTCCTTTTAAAGAGGAAATTACGAATCCAATACAAACACTTAAAAGAAGCACATTGCTAGAAACCAGTGATTCTACGCATTTGTATTTTATCAAAATAAAAGATTATAAAATTTCTGATCAGCATTCACCCGTTGAATTTGTTAAAGCACAAATTAGAGATGTATTAATTAACAAAAGAATTGTTGCTTTAAAGAAAGAACGAGAAAATGAAATTTTTGAAAAGGCTTTAAAAAACAAAGATTATGAAATATATGAATAG
- a CDS encoding AAA family ATPase, whose product MSINFSSDKEAADAMKVTYDNLANEISKVIIGQQEVVRLILTSIFCQGHCLLVGVPGLAKTLLIQNTAAVLNLNFNRIQFTPDLMPSDIVGAETMDKDRNFKFIKGPIFANVILADEINRTPPKTQAALLESMQEFSVTIGGKHFGIEKPFFVLATQNPIEQEGTYPLPEAQLDRFMFNILLDYPSYESEVEVVKGTTTDRKAKVEKITSAEEILYFQNLVRKVPIADNVVEYAVKLVRKTRPFTDHASEITNNYLEWGAGPRASQYLVLGAKCNAILNGKYSPDIEDIQAMAIPVLRHRIVRNFKAEAENISLEDIIKELM is encoded by the coding sequence ATGTCCATTAATTTCAGCTCAGATAAAGAAGCCGCCGATGCAATGAAAGTCACTTATGATAATCTTGCAAATGAGATATCAAAAGTAATTATAGGACAACAAGAAGTAGTAAGGCTAATTCTTACTTCCATCTTTTGTCAGGGTCACTGCTTACTAGTTGGTGTTCCCGGCCTTGCAAAAACATTATTAATACAAAATACTGCCGCAGTACTAAATCTAAACTTTAATAGAATTCAGTTTACTCCAGATTTAATGCCTTCAGACATTGTAGGAGCAGAAACAATGGACAAAGACAGGAACTTTAAATTTATTAAAGGGCCAATATTCGCTAATGTGATTCTCGCAGATGAGATCAACAGAACTCCACCTAAAACACAAGCTGCATTACTAGAGTCTATGCAAGAATTCTCAGTAACTATCGGTGGTAAACATTTTGGTATTGAAAAACCATTCTTTGTACTTGCTACACAAAACCCAATCGAGCAAGAAGGTACTTATCCCCTACCTGAAGCTCAGTTAGACAGGTTTATGTTTAACATTTTGTTAGATTATCCTTCTTACGAGTCTGAGGTTGAAGTAGTAAAAGGAACGACTACAGATAGAAAAGCGAAAGTAGAAAAAATTACTTCGGCAGAAGAAATTCTATATTTTCAAAACTTAGTAAGAAAAGTACCTATAGCAGATAATGTTGTAGAATACGCTGTAAAACTGGTTAGAAAAACCCGTCCTTTTACAGATCATGCTTCAGAAATCACCAATAATTATTTGGAATGGGGAGCAGGTCCAAGAGCATCACAATATTTGGTGCTAGGAGCAAAATGTAATGCTATTCTAAATGGTAAATATTCTCCTGATATAGAAGATATACAAGCGATGGCTATACCAGTTTTAAGACACCGTATTGTAAGAAACTTTAAAGCAGAAGCCGAGAATATTTCTCTAGAAGATATCATAAAGGAACTTATGTAG